The Dioscorea cayenensis subsp. rotundata cultivar TDr96_F1 chromosome 19, TDr96_F1_v2_PseudoChromosome.rev07_lg8_w22 25.fasta, whole genome shotgun sequence genome includes a window with the following:
- the LOC120283321 gene encoding O-fucosyltransferase 13 isoform X1, which yields MPSYPSWLHPLSPVLLLAIPFLLAILILSPSIPFSNRALLTSPRFFSRVRSSEEIWSVTRVVEWKPCHWWTDRPLTALPPKTNGFIRVDCYGGLNQMRRDLCDGIGIARLLNATLVLPKFEVAAYWNESSGFADVFDVDFFIERTKGFVDIVKELPEEIAGKEPFRVDCSKRMGSFDYAEVVLPELLKHQFISITPAMSQRRDRYPLYAKAALCQACYNSLRLNKALEKKGFELLSAIPKPFLSLHLRFEPDMVAYTQCEYDALSPSSLKAIEAARGDRKPWTGDAARLWRERGKCPLTPNETAFILQALAIPTNTTIYLAAGDGILELEGFTSVYTNVHTKSSLLSADDFVAMHGNTKAVLDYYISINSEAYIATHFGNMDKMVSAMRALNGMYKTLVLSRKAFASSTSKGLVGKELASALWEAHKEDFVMGRGTALPDCFCEIGM from the exons ATGCCCTCGTATCCTTCATGGCTTCACCCGCTCTCCCCCGTACTCCTTCTCGCCATTCCTTTCCTCCTTGCCATCCTCATCCTCTCCCCCTCCATCCCCTTCTCCAATCGCGCTCTTCTCACCTCCCCGAG GTTCTTCTCGAGGGTGAGATCGTCGGAGGAGATCTGGAGTGTCACGAGGGTCGTTGAGTGGAAGCCGTGTCATTGGTGGACGGATCGGCCTCTGACTG CTCTGCCGCCCAAGACCAATGGATTCATCCGGGTTGACTGCTACGGTGGCCTCAATCAGATGAGACGTGAT CTGTGTGATGGCATAGGAATTGCTCGACTCTTGAATGCGACACTTGTCTTACCGAAATTTGAGGTTGCTGCTTATTGGAACGAATCAAG TGGTTTTGCAGATGTGTTTGATGTGGACTTCTTTATTGAGCGGACGAAAGGTTTTGTAGATATAGTGAAAGAGTTACCAGAGGAGATTGCAGGAAAAGAACCATTTAGAGTGGATTGCAGCAAACGCATGGGGTCATTTGATTATGCTGAGGTTGTTCTCCCTGAGTTACTGAAGCACCAGTTTATCTCCATCACACCGGCAATGAGCCAGAGGAGAGATAG GTATCCTTTATATGCCAAGGCTGCTCTCTGTCAAGCTTGTTACAATTCTCTGCGGCTGAACAAGGCCTTGGAAAAGAAAGGTTTTGAGCTTCTCAGTGCTATACCCAAACCCTTCCTATCCCTACACCTCAGATTTGAACCAGACATGGTAGCTTATACTCAGTGTGAGTATGATGCTCTTTCTCCATCATCTTTGAAGGCCATTGAAGCTGCTCGTGGAGATAGGAAACCATGGACAGGTGATGCTGCTCGTCTCTGGAGGGAACGTGGGAAGTGTCCTCTGACACCAAATGAGACGGCATTTATTCTTCAAGCTCTTGCTATCCCCACAAACACCACCATCTATCTAGCGGCTGGAGATGGTATTTTAGAACTCGAAGGCTTTACATCAGTCTATACGAATGTCCATACAAAATCTTCTCTCCTCAGTGCTGATGATTTTGTTGCAATGCATGGAAACACAAAAGCTGTATTGGACTACTATATATCTATAAACAGTGAGGCTTACATTGCCACCCATTTTGGAAACATGGACAAGATGGTATCTGCAATGAGAGCATTGAACGGTATGTACAAAACTCTTGTTTTGAGCCGTAAGGCTTTCGCGAGCAGCACTTCAAAGGGATTGGTAGGGAAGGAATTGGCATCCGCATTGTGGGAGGCTCACAAAGAAGATTTTGTGATGGGGAGGGGAACAGCATTGCCTGATTGTTTTTGTGAGATTGGAATgtga
- the LOC120283321 gene encoding O-fucosyltransferase 13 isoform X2: MRRDLCDGIGIARLLNATLVLPKFEVAAYWNESSGFADVFDVDFFIERTKGFVDIVKELPEEIAGKEPFRVDCSKRMGSFDYAEVVLPELLKHQFISITPAMSQRRDRYPLYAKAALCQACYNSLRLNKALEKKGFELLSAIPKPFLSLHLRFEPDMVAYTQCEYDALSPSSLKAIEAARGDRKPWTGDAARLWRERGKCPLTPNETAFILQALAIPTNTTIYLAAGDGILELEGFTSVYTNVHTKSSLLSADDFVAMHGNTKAVLDYYISINSEAYIATHFGNMDKMVSAMRALNGMYKTLVLSRKAFASSTSKGLVGKELASALWEAHKEDFVMGRGTALPDCFCEIGM; encoded by the exons ATGAGACGTGAT CTGTGTGATGGCATAGGAATTGCTCGACTCTTGAATGCGACACTTGTCTTACCGAAATTTGAGGTTGCTGCTTATTGGAACGAATCAAG TGGTTTTGCAGATGTGTTTGATGTGGACTTCTTTATTGAGCGGACGAAAGGTTTTGTAGATATAGTGAAAGAGTTACCAGAGGAGATTGCAGGAAAAGAACCATTTAGAGTGGATTGCAGCAAACGCATGGGGTCATTTGATTATGCTGAGGTTGTTCTCCCTGAGTTACTGAAGCACCAGTTTATCTCCATCACACCGGCAATGAGCCAGAGGAGAGATAG GTATCCTTTATATGCCAAGGCTGCTCTCTGTCAAGCTTGTTACAATTCTCTGCGGCTGAACAAGGCCTTGGAAAAGAAAGGTTTTGAGCTTCTCAGTGCTATACCCAAACCCTTCCTATCCCTACACCTCAGATTTGAACCAGACATGGTAGCTTATACTCAGTGTGAGTATGATGCTCTTTCTCCATCATCTTTGAAGGCCATTGAAGCTGCTCGTGGAGATAGGAAACCATGGACAGGTGATGCTGCTCGTCTCTGGAGGGAACGTGGGAAGTGTCCTCTGACACCAAATGAGACGGCATTTATTCTTCAAGCTCTTGCTATCCCCACAAACACCACCATCTATCTAGCGGCTGGAGATGGTATTTTAGAACTCGAAGGCTTTACATCAGTCTATACGAATGTCCATACAAAATCTTCTCTCCTCAGTGCTGATGATTTTGTTGCAATGCATGGAAACACAAAAGCTGTATTGGACTACTATATATCTATAAACAGTGAGGCTTACATTGCCACCCATTTTGGAAACATGGACAAGATGGTATCTGCAATGAGAGCATTGAACGGTATGTACAAAACTCTTGTTTTGAGCCGTAAGGCTTTCGCGAGCAGCACTTCAAAGGGATTGGTAGGGAAGGAATTGGCATCCGCATTGTGGGAGGCTCACAAAGAAGATTTTGTGATGGGGAGGGGAACAGCATTGCCTGATTGTTTTTGTGAGATTGGAATgtga